One stretch of Streptomyces sp. R21 DNA includes these proteins:
- a CDS encoding OFA family MFS transporter — translation MSPPLAPTGWSRWLVPPAALSVHLSIGQAYAWSVFKPPLESALGLSGTQSALPFQLGIVMLGLSAAFGGTLVERNGPRWAMTVALVCFSSGFLIAALGAATEQFWLIVFGYGFVGGVGLGIGYISPVSTLIKWFPDRPGMATGIAIMGFGGGALIASPWSAQMLKSYGADSSGIALAFLVHGLTYAVFMTLGVLLVRVPRSEKPVESGPSAVEGVQVSARNAVRTPQFWCLWVVLCMNVTAGIGILEKAAPMISDFFADTSTPVSASAAAGFVALLSAANMAGRIGWSSTSDLIGRKNIYRVYLGVGALMYLLIARFGDSSKPLFVVCALVILSFYGGGFATVPAYLKDLFGTHQVGAIHGRLLTAWSTAGVLGPLIVNWIADRQEEAGKHGSSLYGLSFMIMIGLLVIGFVANELVRPVHARHHIPAPREAADVERQQSEPA, via the coding sequence ATGAGCCCCCCACTCGCACCGACCGGCTGGAGCCGCTGGCTCGTCCCGCCTGCCGCGCTGTCGGTCCATCTCTCCATCGGCCAGGCCTACGCCTGGAGTGTGTTCAAGCCGCCGCTGGAATCCGCGCTCGGCCTCAGCGGCACCCAGAGCGCGCTGCCCTTCCAGCTCGGCATCGTCATGCTCGGCCTGTCCGCCGCGTTCGGCGGCACGCTCGTCGAGCGCAACGGGCCGCGCTGGGCGATGACCGTGGCCCTCGTCTGCTTCTCCTCCGGCTTCCTGATCGCCGCGCTCGGCGCCGCCACCGAACAGTTCTGGCTGATCGTGTTCGGCTACGGCTTCGTGGGAGGCGTCGGCCTCGGCATCGGCTACATCTCACCCGTCTCGACGCTGATCAAGTGGTTCCCGGACAGGCCCGGCATGGCCACCGGGATCGCGATCATGGGCTTCGGCGGCGGTGCGCTGATCGCCTCGCCGTGGTCCGCGCAGATGCTGAAGTCCTACGGCGCCGACTCCTCCGGGATCGCCCTCGCCTTCCTCGTGCACGGGCTGACGTACGCCGTGTTCATGACCCTCGGTGTGCTGCTGGTGCGCGTACCGCGCAGCGAGAAGCCCGTCGAGAGCGGGCCGAGCGCGGTCGAAGGCGTGCAGGTCTCCGCCCGCAACGCGGTCCGCACCCCGCAGTTCTGGTGCCTGTGGGTCGTGCTGTGCATGAACGTGACGGCGGGCATCGGCATCCTGGAGAAGGCCGCCCCGATGATCTCGGACTTCTTCGCCGACACCTCCACCCCGGTCTCGGCATCCGCGGCGGCCGGTTTCGTCGCGCTGCTCTCGGCGGCCAACATGGCGGGCCGTATCGGCTGGTCGTCGACGTCCGACCTGATCGGCCGCAAGAACATCTACCGCGTCTATCTCGGTGTGGGCGCCCTGATGTACCTGCTCATCGCCCGGTTCGGGGACTCCTCCAAGCCCCTGTTCGTCGTCTGCGCCCTGGTGATCCTCTCCTTCTACGGCGGCGGGTTCGCGACGGTCCCCGCATACCTGAAGGACCTCTTCGGCACCCACCAGGTCGGCGCGATCCACGGCCGGCTGCTCACCGCCTGGTCCACGGCGGGCGTCCTCGGCCCGCTGATCGTCAACTGGATCGCCGACCGCCAGGAGGAAGCGGGCAAGCACGGCTCGTCCCTCTACGGCCTCTCCTTCATGATCATGATCGGGCTGCTCGTCATCGGCTTCGTCGCCAACGAGCTCGTCCGGCCCGTCCACGCCCGTCACCACATCCCCGCACCGAGGGAGGCCGCCGATGTCGAGCGACAGCAGTCCGAGCCCGCCTAG
- a CDS encoding 2-dehydropantoate 2-reductase, which produces MKVAVLGAGAIGAYVGAALHRAGADVHLIARGPHLAAMRRDGVQVLSPRGDFTARAHATDDPAEVGPVDFVLLGLKANSYAACGPLIEPLLHGTTAVIAAQNGIPWWYFHRHGGPHDGHRVESVDPDGAVSAVIAPERAVGCVVYAATELAGPGVVRHLEGTRFSVGEPDRSLSQRCLAFSEAMRAGGLKCPVEQDLRNDIWLKLLGNISFNPISALARATMRQMCLHGGTRKVIEIMMTETLAVAEALGCEVGVSIERRLAGAERVGDHRTSTLQDLERGKPLELDVLLAAVVELADITGVPVPTLRTVHAISDLLALRTAA; this is translated from the coding sequence GTGAAAGTCGCAGTTCTCGGCGCCGGTGCGATCGGCGCCTATGTCGGCGCCGCGTTGCACCGCGCGGGCGCCGATGTGCATCTCATCGCCCGTGGACCGCATCTCGCGGCCATGAGGCGCGACGGAGTCCAAGTCCTCAGTCCGCGCGGTGACTTCACTGCGCGGGCCCATGCCACCGACGACCCGGCCGAGGTCGGCCCGGTCGACTTCGTCCTGCTGGGCCTGAAGGCCAACTCGTACGCGGCGTGCGGGCCGCTCATCGAGCCCCTGCTGCACGGCACCACCGCCGTGATCGCCGCCCAGAACGGCATCCCCTGGTGGTACTTCCACCGGCACGGCGGCCCGCACGACGGCCACCGCGTCGAGAGCGTGGATCCGGACGGCGCGGTCAGTGCGGTGATCGCGCCCGAACGGGCCGTCGGCTGTGTGGTGTATGCCGCAACCGAGCTGGCGGGACCGGGGGTCGTACGTCATCTCGAAGGCACCCGGTTCTCCGTCGGCGAGCCCGACCGGTCGCTCTCGCAGCGCTGTCTGGCGTTCAGCGAGGCCATGCGGGCGGGCGGGCTCAAGTGCCCGGTCGAGCAGGACCTGCGCAACGACATCTGGCTCAAGCTGCTCGGGAACATCTCCTTCAACCCCATCAGCGCGCTGGCCCGCGCCACGATGCGGCAGATGTGCCTGCACGGCGGCACCCGCAAGGTCATCGAGATCATGATGACCGAGACACTCGCCGTCGCCGAGGCGCTGGGCTGCGAGGTCGGCGTCTCCATCGAACGGCGCCTGGCCGGTGCCGAGCGCGTCGGCGACCACCGCACCTCCACGCTCCAGGACCTGGAGCGCGGAAAGCCGCTCGAACTCGACGTCCTGCTCGCCGCCGTCGTCGAGCTGGCGGACATCACCGGCGTCCCCGTGCCGACGCTCCGCACCGTCCACGCCATCTCGGACCTGCTCGCCCTCAGGACAGCCGCATGA
- a CDS encoding molybdopterin oxidoreductase family protein, translating to MRKRQPKTYTRLTHPLVRDSRDEPFRQAGWDEALTRAAVGLGAARGAFGMFSCARATNEMNYVAQKFARVVMGTNNVDSCNRTCHAPSVAGLSAAFGSGGGTSSYAEVEHTDLIVMWGSNARFAHPIFFQHVLKGIRNGARMYAVDPRRTSTAEWAESWLGLNVGTDIPMAHAIGREIIHAGLANRAFVERATSHFEEFRALVEPWTLSLAEKVTGVPAAAIRELAHAFARAERAQLCWTLGITEHHNGTDNVRALINLSLLTGHVGRYGSGLQPLRGQNNVQGGGDMGAIPNRLPGFHDILDPAARLRFESAWDTVIQPRYGLNLTEMFESMEEGALKAVYCIGENPAQSEADSEQAMRRLRNLDFLVVQDIFLTKTAELADIVLPATAGWAETEGTTTNSERRVQRVRRAVTPPGEAREDIDIICDLAARLGHEWKYADSEAVWNELRSVSPDHYGMTYELLEEQQGIQWPCPATDRIEPTYLHGRLWEADPAKRGLLAPFGLVEHDPPVDLTDEEYPIRLTTGRRLDSYNTGVQSGGFASPLRRGEYVELCPEDAERYGVVVGEEVRVSSRRGAVVAPVWVDTALRPGLAFMTMHFPDEVDTNQLTIEANCPIAGTAEFKASAIRIEKLPAAAHATQVR from the coding sequence ATGAGGAAACGCCAGCCCAAGACCTATACCCGTCTCACGCACCCACTCGTCAGGGACTCGCGCGACGAACCCTTCCGGCAGGCCGGCTGGGACGAGGCGCTGACCCGCGCGGCCGTCGGCCTCGGCGCCGCACGCGGCGCGTTCGGAATGTTCTCCTGCGCCCGCGCGACCAACGAAATGAACTACGTGGCACAGAAGTTCGCGCGGGTCGTGATGGGCACGAACAACGTCGACTCCTGCAACCGCACCTGTCACGCGCCGAGCGTCGCCGGTCTCTCGGCAGCCTTCGGCTCGGGCGGTGGCACCTCCTCCTACGCCGAGGTCGAGCACACCGACCTCATCGTGATGTGGGGCTCCAACGCCCGCTTCGCACACCCGATCTTCTTCCAGCACGTCCTGAAGGGGATCCGCAACGGGGCCCGCATGTACGCCGTCGACCCGCGCCGTACGTCGACGGCCGAGTGGGCGGAAAGCTGGCTCGGGCTGAACGTCGGCACCGACATCCCGATGGCGCACGCGATCGGCCGCGAGATCATCCACGCGGGCCTCGCCAACCGGGCGTTCGTCGAGCGGGCGACGTCCCATTTCGAGGAGTTCCGGGCGCTCGTCGAGCCGTGGACGCTGTCGCTCGCCGAGAAAGTGACAGGCGTACCGGCCGCCGCCATAAGGGAGTTGGCGCACGCCTTCGCGCGGGCCGAGCGGGCGCAGCTGTGCTGGACGCTCGGCATCACAGAGCACCACAACGGCACCGACAACGTCCGCGCGCTCATCAACCTGTCCCTGCTGACCGGGCACGTGGGCCGCTACGGCTCCGGGCTCCAGCCCCTGCGCGGCCAGAACAACGTGCAGGGCGGCGGCGACATGGGCGCCATCCCCAACCGGCTCCCCGGCTTTCACGACATCCTCGACCCCGCCGCCCGGCTGAGGTTCGAGTCCGCCTGGGACACCGTCATCCAGCCCCGCTACGGGCTGAACCTGACCGAGATGTTCGAGTCCATGGAGGAGGGCGCCCTCAAGGCGGTCTACTGCATCGGCGAGAACCCCGCCCAGTCGGAGGCCGACAGCGAGCAGGCGATGCGGCGGCTGCGCAACCTCGACTTCCTCGTCGTCCAGGACATCTTCCTCACGAAGACCGCCGAGTTGGCCGACATCGTGCTGCCCGCGACCGCCGGGTGGGCCGAGACGGAGGGCACGACGACCAACAGCGAACGGCGGGTTCAGCGGGTCCGCCGGGCCGTCACACCGCCCGGCGAGGCGCGTGAGGACATCGACATCATCTGCGACCTGGCCGCGCGCCTCGGGCACGAGTGGAAGTACGCGGACTCCGAGGCCGTCTGGAACGAGCTGCGGTCGGTGTCGCCGGACCACTACGGGATGACGTACGAGCTCCTTGAGGAGCAGCAGGGCATCCAGTGGCCCTGCCCGGCGACGGACCGGATCGAACCGACCTATCTGCACGGCCGGTTGTGGGAGGCGGACCCCGCGAAGCGGGGGCTCCTCGCGCCCTTCGGGCTCGTCGAGCACGATCCGCCCGTCGACCTGACGGACGAGGAGTATCCGATCCGGCTCACCACCGGGCGCCGCCTCGACTCGTACAACACCGGTGTGCAGAGCGGCGGTTTCGCCTCTCCGCTGCGGCGCGGCGAGTACGTCGAGCTGTGTCCGGAGGACGCCGAGCGCTACGGGGTCGTGGTGGGCGAGGAGGTACGGGTCTCGTCGCGGCGCGGGGCCGTGGTGGCGCCGGTGTGGGTCGACACGGCGCTGCGGCCCGGGCTCGCGTTCATGACCATGCACTTTCCCGACGAGGTGGACACCAACCAGCTGACGATCGAGGCCAACTGCCCGATCGCGGGCACGGCGGAGTTCAAGGCGTCGGCCATCCGGATCGAGAAGCTGCCCGCTGCGGCACATGCGACGCAAGTGAGGTGA